Within the Saccharopolyspora gloriosae genome, the region GACCCTGCGCGCCCCGCGCCCTGAAAGGAGCCCGGGATCTTGTTGCCGCCTCCCGGACTCAGCCTCGGAGGAGCGCGACAGGTGTATTGACGGTCACGTTCGCCCGGCCTAAGTTCCGTCTACACATGCAGACCGCTTGCACGTCTATAGACAGCCTGGTGTGTTCGAACCGGCCGTGAACGTGCCGCCGGGAGCGAACGACCAGAGGACCCGGAGAGACGATGATGTCTTCCGTACCCGCCGGATCACGACCCCGCCCCAGGCACGGCCCCCTCCGGAAGTTCCTGCGCCACGCCGTCGTGCTCACCACCGCCGCGGCGACGCTGTCGGGCTGCGCGGTGGCCAACAGCGACTCCACCGGAGACGCGGGCGCCGCCGACGGCTCCACGCTGCGCATCGTGCTCACGCAGGAACCGCCGACGCTCGAACCGTGCGAATCCTCGCTGACCTCCACGGGTGTTGTGGTGCGCTCCAACATCAGCGAACCGCTGATCGAACGCGACCCGTCCTCCGGCGAGCTGCGGCCGCTGCTGTCGACCGGCTGGCGCCGGACCTCCCCCACCACGTGGACGTTCGACACCCGCTCCGGAGTGCGGTTCCACGACGGGCGGCCGTTCACCGCCGAGGATGCGGCGTTCTCCATCGACCGCGCCGTGAACTCCGACCTCGCGTGCAACGTGGACGGTTACGTCTTCGAAGGCCGAGAGCTCAGCGTGCGGGCCGACGACGCGAACCGCCTCACCGTCACCACCGCCGAACCGGACCCGATCCTGCCGCTGCGGCTGAGCTTCGTGGAGATCGTGCCGCGCGGCACCAGCACCGAGGCGAAGGTGCGCGAACCCGTCGGCACCGGCCCCTACTCGATCGCCGACTGGCAGACCGGAGTCTCCATCTCCTTGCACCGCAACGATGACTACTGGGGAGACCGGCCCGCGTTCCCCGCCGTGCGCTACGTGTGGCGCGGCGAGTCGAGCGTGCGCGCCGCGATGATCACGAAGGGGGAGGCGGACATCGCCGCCGGCCTCGACCCGGAGGACGCGGATCAGGACGATTCCGTGGCCTACCCGAACAACGAGACCACCGCGCTGCGCCTCAACGGGCGGGAGGCGCCGCTCGACGACATCCGGGTGCGCAGGGCGATCGGCCTGGCCATCGACCGGCAGGGCATCACCGACGCGCTGCTCGACGGACTCGCCCAGCCCGCCGCGCAACTCGTGCCCGAAGGCGTCGTCGGCTTCAACCCGGCGATGATCGCGCCGCCACCCGATCCGGAGACCGCGCGCCGCCTGGTCGCCGAAGCAGCCGCCGACGGCGTCCCGGTGGACCGGCAGATCACGCTCATCGCCCGCAACGCCCAGTTCCCCAGGGTTTCCGAAACCGCCGAAGCACTGCAGTACCAGCTGGACCGGATCGGCTTGCGGGTGCGGATCCAGATGGCCGACACCGCCGAACACCTCCAGTACCAGCTGCGGCCGATGCCGGTGGACGCCGGACCGGTGGCACTGCTGATCATGCACGGCAACCAGGCCGGGGACGCGGCGTTCACCACCAGTCAATACCTGCTCAGCGAGGGGCCGCAGTCCTACTTCGGCGACCCCGAGCTCGACCGGCGCACCGCCCGCGCCGACGGCCTGTCCGGCCGGGCGCGCCAGGACGCGTTCGCCGCGATCTTCGCCGCCGAGCGGGACGCGGTCGCGCAATACGCCTACCTCGCGCACATGCGCGGCCTGCTGGGCATCGCGAAAACCGTGCGCTACGAACCGAATTCCGCCACCGGTGACGAACTTCGGCTCGCCGCCGTCACCCCGGCCGACGGGCAGGTCCGCTGACATGACGACCTTCCTGCGCAAACGCATCGGCTCCAGCGCGATCCCGCTGTTGGTGGTGGTGCTGGGCGTGTTCTGCCTGGCCCGGCTCACCGGCAGCCCCGTGGACCTGTACCTGCCGTTGAGCGCCACCGCCGAGCAGCGCGCCGAGTTCGCCGCCGAGCACGGCTTCGACCAGCCGATCCTGGTGCAGCTGTGGGACTACGTGCTGGGCGCGCTGCGGCTGGACTTCGGCGAATCCCTGCGCACCGGGCAGACCGCCGGCGAAATGGTGCTCGCCGCGTTCCCCGCCACCTTGCAGCTCGCCGCCGTCACCATGCTCATCGCGATCGCGGGGGCGGTGCTGATCGGCAGCCTCGCCGCATACCGGCCGAACTCGCCCGCCGACCGGACGGCGAGCTTCCTGTCGATGACCGCCGCCAGCATCCCGGACTTCTGGTTCGCGATCATGGGCGTGCTGGTGTTCGGGGTGAGCCTGGCGCTGCTGCCGACCTCCGGTGTCGACGGTGGCGCCGAAGTGTGGGTGCTGCCCATCGCGACGCTGCTGATCCGGCCGTTCGGCGTGCTGGTGCAGGTGGTGCGCGGCGCGATGGTGGCGGCGCTGTCCGCGCCCTATGTGAAGCTGGCGCGCAGCAAGGGAGCGAGCGAGAAGCGGGTGGTTTTCGGGCACGCGTTGCGCAACGCGACGGTGCCCGCGCTGACCGTCGCGGGCGACCTGACGATCGGGCTGATCAACGGCGCCGTCGTGGTGGAGACCATCTTCGGCTGGCCCGGCATCGGCAAGTTGATGATCGACTCGATCCTGCAGCGCGACTTCGCCGTGCTGCAGGCGGCCGTGCTGCTGACCGCCGTGACGATCTTCGCGCTGAACATCCTCATCGACGTCTGCTACGCGCTGCTGGATCCGCGCGTGCGCCAGACCGCCCCGGCCTGAGGGGGTCCGAAATGACCTGCGCAGGTGTCCGGGTAGCGGAACCTCAGCGGCTTCCGCGCCGCAGGATCGATTCGTCACGCAGGCCCCTGCACGGCGAAATCGCCGCCCTCGCAAGGAATCCGCCGAGAACCCGCCGGTGGTCGTCCTGCTCGAGCCGGTCACTGCTCAGCGGCTCCGCCGCGACAAGACAACGAGCCGGATCATCCTGCTCAGACGCCCAAGTGGCGGCCACGGCACTGCCGAGTCGGAGGAAACGACGATGACGACTGCGCAACTCCCGGCGAGCGCATCCCGGCGCCCACCGCGCTGGTGGGCGCTGCTGGGCAAGGATCGGATGGCCGCGGTGGCAGCCGTGATCCTCGGGATCGTGCTGGTCACAGCCGTGTTCGGGCCGCTGCTGCTCGGTGGCGCCGCCGTGCGCCAGGACCTGCGTGCCTCCCTGTTGGCTCCGTCGTTCGACCACGGCGCGACCGGTCTGCTGGGCACCGACGTGCTGGGGCGCAGCGTCCTCGCGCGGCTCGTCGAGGCCGCGGGCACCACGCTGTCCATCGCCGTTCCCGCGGTGCTG harbors:
- a CDS encoding ABC transporter substrate-binding protein — protein: MMSSVPAGSRPRPRHGPLRKFLRHAVVLTTAAATLSGCAVANSDSTGDAGAADGSTLRIVLTQEPPTLEPCESSLTSTGVVVRSNISEPLIERDPSSGELRPLLSTGWRRTSPTTWTFDTRSGVRFHDGRPFTAEDAAFSIDRAVNSDLACNVDGYVFEGRELSVRADDANRLTVTTAEPDPILPLRLSFVEIVPRGTSTEAKVREPVGTGPYSIADWQTGVSISLHRNDDYWGDRPAFPAVRYVWRGESSVRAAMITKGEADIAAGLDPEDADQDDSVAYPNNETTALRLNGREAPLDDIRVRRAIGLAIDRQGITDALLDGLAQPAAQLVPEGVVGFNPAMIAPPPDPETARRLVAEAAADGVPVDRQITLIARNAQFPRVSETAEALQYQLDRIGLRVRIQMADTAEHLQYQLRPMPVDAGPVALLIMHGNQAGDAAFTTSQYLLSEGPQSYFGDPELDRRTARADGLSGRARQDAFAAIFAAERDAVAQYAYLAHMRGLLGIAKTVRYEPNSATGDELRLAAVTPADGQVR
- a CDS encoding ABC transporter permease, translating into MTTFLRKRIGSSAIPLLVVVLGVFCLARLTGSPVDLYLPLSATAEQRAEFAAEHGFDQPILVQLWDYVLGALRLDFGESLRTGQTAGEMVLAAFPATLQLAAVTMLIAIAGAVLIGSLAAYRPNSPADRTASFLSMTAASIPDFWFAIMGVLVFGVSLALLPTSGVDGGAEVWVLPIATLLIRPFGVLVQVVRGAMVAALSAPYVKLARSKGASEKRVVFGHALRNATVPALTVAGDLTIGLINGAVVVETIFGWPGIGKLMIDSILQRDFAVLQAAVLLTAVTIFALNILIDVCYALLDPRVRQTAPA